AAACTTCCTTGCATGACAAGctaaatccaaattaaacatATCTGCATAGATAGTCAAAACGAATACTATACTACAAACAGGCTCGAAAGCCTCTTTCATAAGTTGGCATGACATGCTTCAAGAACAGAACTAACACCTGGGAGATATGGGAAATTGTTAACCAATTTTCAGTTAGTGTGCAATATATTTGGCTTTATAAGAGGGCAACAGTTGCAGTGTTGTAGGCTTGTAGCAAATGGTTGCACACAAACCttgaacattgcaacatttctAGATTTTcaacacgtatatacaacagatgAAATTTAAGAAGTGAATGCATAAGCTCACCCAGTCAATGAACGCATCCTCATCTGCTGACCATTTATGCCATGGAGGCTGATACCATTCATCAATGCAATCTTTAGCAGAGTGTCTTGGCACCAGCAGACCTCCGGGCGTCATCACACCCTCTTTCAAGCAAGGTTCCAGCAACACTGGCAAGCGGGGGCAGAGCTGAGCCCCTTGCCGCGCAGGGGATGTGTCATGGTGGGGTAACGCGGTCAGCTCGAGCCCTGGACGGATACCCAGGGGCAGGGGACCGGCTTGCTCCTTTCCAAGCTCGCGCCGAACCACGGGCTCCAACTCCCGCCGCTCGGCCAGTTCGGACAGGATGATCTCCTGGAGAATGCTCTCCTTCACAAGCTCCCACCGGAGCGCGTCAAACGACATTCACCCTGCATCCCCAGCGCCACCGCTGTTAGCCTCTTCACCGGGCGGCATGTCATCAAGATAATCCGGTAAGATCGCTAAAAATTTCTCGTCAATCAAACATGATATCCTCCAGCTTGCGATCAAAATTAAGCTCTAACAATTAAGTAATCGCTTGATTTTGTCATCATTTAACCGATCGAAATCCGCCACGATTCCGTAAACCCTAGGACATCGAGAAGAGTACCAACAACTATCGAGAAGATGAACTGATTCGGTGGCGAAAATCGGAAACGAAGGCAAAAGGCAAGTTTCCATCACCGTGCGGGGGAGAATGGTCCGGGAGGCGGTAGGCGTCGTCGCGGCGGGCcgtagcggcggcgcggcgggcgatcTCCATGGttaggctatctccaaccattccctccATCTAACTCCCCTCAAagatactatttactatattttactacctctctccaaaagattcctccccctataactccttctctccaaccattccccccatatctattccccctatatactatcactcattaactaactatttatttaacatttttgaatttaaaaaaaatcatacaatatttgtgctgtcataatacacattatcatcatgttataAGGCTCAAACAAAATTAATATCGTGAAGAAACGATTTGATTAAAaatatagggggagttgaaactcaccctatacatgggggagtttcaactccccctgtatatagggggagctgtggggggagccgttggagGGCTCGCTCCCCCCAAACcccccctacgtagggtggggggAGGGATACGGGGTGCCCTTGGAGCTAGCCTTAGGGGGCGAGGGTTTTGGGGGGCTCGGGGCTTCTAGCCGCGTAGAAGGGGGAGACGGGACGGGTTTTGGGGGGCTCGGGGCTTCTAGCCGCGTAGAAGGGGGAGACGGGACGGGCCGCGGGTGGAGGTGTTTGACTCggctttttttttacatttttatttTTGAGTGGCAATCGTCCGAATATTACTATTAAAAGGAAAAAGATGATTGGTGCACCGGTTCAATTAGTTAAGAGGCCGATTTGCACCAATTAAAATATAAGGGATGAATTTCACACTTCTTCAATACTTGAGGGATGAAAAATACACTTTTTCCCTATTAAAATGACGTCTACAACTTTAGCACTCTTATCTCGTGGTTCTTACATTATTTACCACATTTGTCTATGTAGCACTCCACGGCAGACTGACATGCTGGCGCCCAGTCAGTAGGGGCAGGCGAAATGTCCTTCCTACCCCTCACCTGCTTCTCTCTCCCTGTCTGACAGTCGGGTCCCACAGCTCCTCTCGCTGTCAGGTGGGCCTACTTATCAGATTCGTCTCCCACCTCCCGCCATTGGCGGGCCCAATAGGTGGGCCTGGTATGCCTTGGCATACCTAGTTTTTTGGCccagcaagaaaaaaaatttcccTTGCAAGCCCAGCCCAACCAGTTGCAATCAAGCTCCACCAATCGACACCACAAACCacactgtaaggatcaccggggtgtccgactctagagggggagggggtgaatagggtcgctaatcgcttttctatcctagggctcaatctaattgcataagataaacctaacacgtcctacacatgctagttatgactaaggtttatctatgctaccctctacttaccccaaaagacttgcaacctatagccaatcctaatcaaactaactaggaaagtaaaagtAAGCAAggaagagtaaatgcggaaacgtaatgcggtaagggagaggatatgcaaactcccgtgaagacaccaagacacacgatttaacgtggttcggttaggacaccaaagtccctccctacgtccacggccacttgtccaacacgaacaagtgtgatgccaagtctcttcgcttgatcaccgtcttgtgttcgccaccaaggcttccggcaaacaaaggctaagtgacgccaagtcacaaagacaaggtcaccgccaccgtctatctcgaagcgtcaccacggcaccgtcttcactatcttggagctttaacaccaagtaggggcctccttccccgcacaaagtgtcgttgccactccacaccaagtcagagggtcatacgacgagtacacaaggtgcttgccgcagcaaggctttctctcaagctagttctctcaagaactaagcctaaacaagcactaagcactctcacaagtgtgcttaagcctatatgatgtacaatgaagctctatggtggttggagatgttcttgggtgtgtatgagatgtctagcaactccagcacacttcaaatggacggggtgaggtatatatataggccaccaagtcttgtagccgttgctccaacggtcagctgaaaaactgcgtatcaccggaagaaccgatgcctcttggtggggtagcgtcggttcatccggtcactcacaacatgaagtagccgttgaagtcctgacagcagacgcagtgaccaccggttgaaccgatgcaatgcaccgatgcctcaccggttcaaccggtgctgaaggaatcttctcctggacgctgacgtcattacaccggtggtatgcaccgatgccccatcggttgaaccggtgctgaagacacttctcctgggcacttgacatcgtctctggtacaaaggacggccaatgcaccgacggtacgctccgatgcaccgtcggttcaaccggtgctgaagaaacttctcctgggcgcttgacatcgtctctggtacataggacgcccaatgcaccgatgccctattttggaccgtcggttcaaccggtgcctataggctgacttggcttcgattcccttctgcaccaaggtattatggcgtcggttcttccgactaccaccggatgctccgatgccctggcgtcggttcttccggtgctcctgaaacGAAGAGCTTTGGGCCtagctatgcctatcttctctttgtcatcacttgaacctaaaagcctgagaatggtcatctttaacaatcatattagtccaagtgttgtgtgtgtcatcaatcgccaaaacattatattgaaatatggcatgagaggccattttcgctacacacaCCAGGCACCAGCGGCAGGCCAGAGGCCACCAGCGCCCCGCCCGACCCTGCGCCTGGGAGCTGTGTGCCTGGGTgaccctgcgcgccgccggcggccggcgggcaccCTGCTCGGCATCCTCACCGCCTTGGTGCTCCAGCGCAACGCGCCACCCTGCTGCCGGTATGTTCCCCCTCGCATTCCCTTGCCGACGATGCCTCCCCGATTTGTCCTCCCAAATTCCTCGCCCTAACCCTAACTGCCGACCATGGCGCCTCGCCGCCTCTATGCGCGATGCTGCTCCTCCTTGCAGACAGGACGTTGCCGCCCCCTCCCTGCAGGTCGGCGCCTCGCCACCCTCGGGCCCCGGCTGCCCTGCAACTGTAGGCTGGCACCCCTGCAACcctgctgcctgcctgcctggagGCCAGCGCCCCTTGCAAAAGCAATTATGTTTGTTGAAATCTCTGTTCTATTTTTTCTATATGGTACATAATTTTGACCACATATTATTAGCTCAATAGGTGAATCACATTATTGCACTTTCATACTTTGTTTGTACTCTGTAGAGCAATTGAACTATGAAGAGGAATGGGGatattgcttctctttttaGAAAATATGAAGCAAAGA
The Panicum virgatum strain AP13 chromosome 6N, P.virgatum_v5, whole genome shotgun sequence genome window above contains:
- the LOC120679942 gene encoding uncharacterized protein LOC120679942: MSFDALRWELVKESILQEIILSELAERRELEPVVRRELGKEQAGPLPLGIRPGLELTALPHHDTSPARQGAQLCPRLPVLLEPCLKEGVMTPGGLLVPRHSAKDCIDEWYQPPWHKWSADEDAFIDWARLPKKTFSGFKRKRTAETSTSNKKRSSGKWICALCHVNTFSEVSFKEHCAGVRHQSNVAELEWANEAAEPKRMATELTMACSTIQLLGIAAFAKLSVQVNWT